In Blastocatellia bacterium, one DNA window encodes the following:
- a CDS encoding TonB-dependent receptor, which translates to MGTRAHNRDVVKISSRALVILVSVALTFGTAAVGLAQVQVGSIAGTVKDAQGAVLPGVTVTVSGPALIGGPRTVTTDENGYYKFLDLKPGEYTLRFERPGFKTHVREGIVITSAFQATVNVQLDVGEVVEVVTVSGESPVIDTSNVVTQTVISQDILERIPNPRDPWVLARMVPGVTAGRFDVGGTEGMQQYALTVHGSRDSDKKFAIDGLEINWPGGTGGATAIYYDAGMFKEVNYQVGALPAEISQGGVYMNMVTKDGGNEIHGSILFIGATEGMQANNVTPELREKLLARVPARLRQRPDVKAGNPIKNVYDLNGNIGGPFIKDKLWWFVSLRQWGVDQLVSGAFNPDETQAIDDNRIRNASAKVTWQVSGQHRLSFMYNRNEKNRFHRRDTPPFFIEDKASWLQDMPGYSTHIKWTYTPSAKWVIDSGIAGTHIVFPLRYQKEVKPTDIMKEDITLSTRSNAALYNYLNPTYRISIDSAASYVTTGLGGAHSFKFGIQFMRSLFRQIYTMNGDHGLIFDNGRPAFVRVYNTPIEQANYLHQFAWFAQDAWTIRGRLTLNLGLRYEYVLGVIPPQRSAAGTFVPERRFPEIRDVPNFKDWAPRFGLSWDIMGTGRTVLKASASRYLQNVGMAYPTSVNPLGLSVETRTWTDRNGDGLAQRDEIGPGPGFVGGLTTRMDPNLERPYSWEYSLGIQQQIYRDLVVSITAWHRDNRRQVGRANMAVPPSAYTPVRLTLPATLPAPFAGQTITVYNQDPATRGRVDFLLTNFKALDSEYNGVDITFTKRMSQRWQLLGGLTIGRERGAFRGDLVLGLDDLNNPNFNINRKGIVGNDSPYIFKLAGTYQLPWGFEISGNFQHFTGYPLRRVFTVTTAHVPNLTQVSQAVDLVERGKVRLPNVNLLDIRISRIFGIGER; encoded by the coding sequence ATGGGAACGAGAGCACATAACCGCGACGTCGTGAAGATTTCATCTCGAGCGCTCGTGATTCTCGTGAGCGTCGCGCTCACATTCGGAACAGCTGCGGTCGGCCTCGCCCAAGTCCAGGTGGGCTCGATCGCCGGAACCGTGAAGGACGCTCAGGGCGCGGTCCTGCCGGGGGTCACGGTCACTGTGAGCGGACCGGCGCTGATCGGCGGCCCGCGCACGGTGACGACCGACGAGAATGGGTATTACAAGTTCCTCGATCTGAAGCCGGGCGAATACACCTTGCGCTTTGAGCGTCCCGGATTCAAAACCCATGTCCGAGAGGGGATCGTCATCACCTCGGCCTTTCAAGCGACGGTCAATGTCCAACTCGATGTGGGAGAGGTCGTCGAAGTCGTCACGGTCAGTGGTGAGTCTCCCGTCATTGACACGAGCAACGTGGTGACGCAGACGGTGATCTCACAAGATATTCTCGAGCGCATTCCGAACCCGCGCGACCCATGGGTGCTTGCCCGAATGGTCCCAGGCGTCACTGCGGGACGCTTCGACGTGGGAGGAACTGAAGGGATGCAGCAGTACGCGCTGACGGTCCATGGCTCGCGGGATAGCGACAAGAAGTTCGCCATTGACGGTCTGGAGATCAACTGGCCGGGGGGCACCGGAGGCGCCACAGCCATCTACTATGACGCTGGTATGTTCAAAGAGGTCAACTATCAGGTCGGCGCTCTGCCCGCGGAGATCTCCCAAGGGGGCGTCTACATGAACATGGTGACCAAAGATGGCGGCAATGAGATCCACGGCTCCATCCTCTTCATCGGCGCCACTGAAGGGATGCAAGCGAACAATGTGACGCCGGAGCTGCGGGAAAAGCTACTGGCACGCGTGCCCGCACGACTTCGTCAGCGCCCGGACGTGAAGGCCGGTAATCCCATCAAGAACGTCTACGACCTGAATGGCAACATCGGCGGTCCCTTTATCAAGGATAAGCTCTGGTGGTTCGTTTCCCTGCGTCAGTGGGGGGTGGATCAGCTCGTCTCCGGCGCGTTCAATCCCGACGAAACGCAAGCCATTGACGACAATCGCATCCGCAATGCCTCCGCGAAAGTGACCTGGCAAGTGAGCGGGCAACACCGACTTTCGTTCATGTACAATCGCAACGAGAAGAATCGCTTCCACCGACGCGATACGCCGCCGTTTTTCATCGAGGACAAGGCCTCCTGGCTACAAGACATGCCCGGCTATAGCACTCACATCAAGTGGACCTACACGCCCTCGGCGAAATGGGTCATTGATTCCGGGATCGCCGGGACGCATATCGTGTTCCCCTTGCGCTATCAGAAAGAGGTCAAGCCGACCGACATCATGAAAGAGGACATCACGCTCTCGACGCGCAGCAATGCGGCGCTCTACAACTACCTGAATCCCACCTACCGAATCTCCATCGACTCGGCGGCTTCGTATGTGACGACAGGGCTCGGTGGAGCGCACAGCTTCAAGTTCGGGATCCAATTCATGCGTAGCCTCTTTCGCCAGATCTACACGATGAACGGCGATCACGGCTTGATCTTCGACAACGGTCGGCCGGCCTTCGTGCGGGTCTATAACACGCCGATCGAGCAAGCGAACTACCTCCATCAATTCGCGTGGTTCGCTCAAGATGCTTGGACTATTCGCGGACGGCTCACATTGAATCTCGGTTTGCGGTACGAATATGTCCTCGGCGTGATCCCGCCGCAGCGGTCGGCTGCCGGGACGTTTGTCCCCGAACGGAGGTTTCCGGAGATCCGAGATGTGCCGAACTTCAAAGATTGGGCGCCGCGGTTCGGACTCTCTTGGGATATCATGGGCACAGGGCGAACGGTCCTCAAGGCGAGCGCCAGTCGCTACCTACAAAACGTTGGGATGGCATATCCGACGAGCGTTAATCCCTTGGGCTTGAGCGTCGAGACTCGCACGTGGACGGATCGCAACGGCGATGGCCTCGCCCAACGGGATGAGATCGGGCCCGGCCCTGGATTCGTCGGCGGCCTGACGACGCGGATGGATCCGAATCTGGAGCGGCCCTATTCCTGGGAGTACTCGCTCGGCATCCAGCAGCAAATCTATCGCGATCTCGTCGTCTCGATCACGGCCTGGCACCGAGATAACCGGCGACAGGTAGGGCGAGCGAACATGGCCGTTCCTCCTTCCGCTTACACCCCTGTTCGGCTCACGCTCCCGGCGACTTTGCCGGCCCCCTTCGCCGGACAGACGATCACCGTTTACAACCAAGATCCGGCGACACGTGGCCGCGTGGACTTTTTGCTCACGAACTTCAAGGCGCTGGACAGCGAATACAACGGTGTGGACATCACCTTCACGAAGCGGATGTCGCAGCGATGGCAGCTTCTGGGCGGCTTGACCATCGGACGGGAGCGCGGCGCATTCCGTGGCGACCTCGTCCTCGGACTCGACGACCTGAACAACCCGAACTTCAACATCAATCGCAAGGGCATCGTCGGCAACGATTCGCCCTATATCTTCAAGCTCGCCGGAACGTATCAACTCCCCTGGGGGTTTGAGATCAGTGGGAATTTCCAACACTTCACCGGTTACCCCTTGCGCCGCGTCTTCACCGTGACGACAGCTCATGTTCCCAATCTGACCCAGGTCAGCCAGGCCGTTGATCTGGTCGAGCGTGGGAAGGTGCGCCTGCCGAACGTGAATCTCCTCGACATCCGCATCTCGCGGATCTTCGGCATCGGCGAGCG